In Stieleria varia, one genomic interval encodes:
- a CDS encoding SDR family NAD(P)-dependent oxidoreductase produces the protein MSSLQGKRAVISGSSLGIGRGIAIELAKAGADVVINYRSHAGQADEVIGECEKFGVKAFKVAADMAVQADVERLINESVSLLGGLDIVVSNAAYSDRHLMLESDLDEFRKTIDVSMWGAFHLVRAGAQKMVDAGNGGNIVVISSPHAHMAIPGAMAYNMAKAANDQMAKTAACELAQYRIRCNLIHPGWTDTPGERKFFTEETLQREGAKLPWGRLGKPEEIGRGVVFLCNPENEYITGSTVTIDGGIQLPWREMYRVDEDV, from the coding sequence ATGAGTAGCTTGCAAGGCAAACGCGCGGTGATCAGTGGTTCATCGCTGGGAATTGGACGAGGGATCGCGATCGAGTTGGCAAAGGCCGGCGCGGATGTCGTGATCAATTATCGAAGCCATGCGGGGCAGGCTGACGAGGTGATCGGCGAATGCGAGAAGTTCGGCGTCAAGGCATTCAAGGTCGCCGCCGACATGGCGGTGCAAGCCGATGTGGAACGATTGATCAATGAGTCCGTATCGTTGCTTGGCGGTCTCGATATCGTGGTCAGCAATGCGGCGTACAGTGATCGCCACTTGATGCTAGAATCGGATTTGGACGAGTTTCGCAAGACGATCGATGTCAGCATGTGGGGCGCGTTTCATTTGGTGCGTGCGGGTGCACAGAAGATGGTGGACGCTGGCAATGGCGGAAACATCGTGGTGATCAGCAGCCCGCACGCTCACATGGCGATCCCGGGCGCGATGGCGTACAACATGGCCAAGGCGGCGAACGATCAGATGGCCAAGACAGCCGCTTGCGAGCTGGCGCAGTATCGCATCCGCTGCAACCTGATCCATCCCGGTTGGACGGACACCCCCGGCGAACGAAAGTTCTTTACCGAGGAAACGCTGCAACGCGAAGGTGCCAAGTTGCCTTGGGGCCGACTGGGCAAGCCCGAAGAGATCGGTCGCGGCGTCGTCTTTTTGTGTAATCCCGAGAACGAATACATCACTGGCAGCACGGTAACGATCGACGGCGGCATCCAGCTTCCCTGGCGAGAAATGTACCGCGTCGACGAAGACGTTTGA
- the lpdA gene encoding dihydrolipoyl dehydrogenase, whose protein sequence is MKTVRHELVVLGGGPAGYVAAIRAGQLGIDVACIDENPRFGGTCLRVGCIPSKALLESSHLYEEANHRLAEHGVNVSGVKLDLAKMMDRKNEIVSTLTGGIDMLFKKKNVTAYRGRGKLRDVESIIVDGDEPMLVQADRILICSGSVPASLPTVEEDNDRIGNSTTALSFPDVPERLVVIGGGYIGLELGSVWNRLGSQVIVLEAFDRILPGIDHEIGQLAHRALKKQGLEFHTNTFVASAKRDGDQCVVEIKDGDPIRCDRVLLATGRRPATENLGLEAIGLETNRQGFIPVNEDFETSVENVYAIGDCIGGAMLAHKAMEEGIVCVERMAGMGSHINYDVIPAVVYTHPEIAMVGKTEDQLKEAGVDYKKGTCPYGANGRARTLGEPDGRVKILADAKTDRVLGVHIIGARAGDLIAEAAAAMEFGASSEDIARTCHAHPTLSEALHEAALDVEKRAIHTV, encoded by the coding sequence ATGAAAACTGTGCGACACGAATTGGTGGTATTGGGTGGTGGACCGGCGGGATACGTGGCCGCGATCCGAGCAGGGCAACTGGGCATCGACGTCGCCTGCATCGACGAAAATCCCCGTTTCGGCGGCACTTGCCTGCGAGTCGGCTGCATCCCCAGCAAAGCACTGCTGGAATCGAGCCATCTGTACGAGGAAGCCAACCATCGGCTCGCCGAGCACGGCGTCAACGTTTCCGGAGTCAAGCTCGACTTGGCCAAAATGATGGATCGCAAGAATGAGATCGTCAGCACGCTCACCGGCGGCATCGACATGCTTTTCAAAAAGAAAAACGTGACGGCGTATCGAGGCCGTGGCAAGCTGCGAGACGTGGAATCGATCATCGTCGATGGCGACGAACCCATGCTGGTGCAAGCCGACCGGATTTTGATCTGCTCGGGCAGCGTCCCCGCGAGCTTGCCCACGGTCGAGGAAGACAACGATCGCATCGGCAACAGCACCACGGCCCTGTCATTTCCCGATGTGCCCGAGCGGTTGGTGGTCATCGGCGGCGGCTACATCGGCTTGGAATTGGGCAGCGTCTGGAACCGCTTGGGCAGCCAAGTCATTGTGCTGGAGGCCTTTGATCGTATCCTGCCAGGCATCGACCACGAGATCGGACAGCTCGCCCACCGCGCCCTGAAAAAACAAGGCCTTGAGTTTCACACCAACACATTCGTCGCATCGGCCAAACGCGATGGCGATCAATGCGTGGTCGAAATCAAAGACGGTGATCCGATCCGCTGCGACCGCGTCCTGCTGGCCACCGGTCGTCGCCCGGCAACGGAGAACCTGGGGCTTGAAGCCATCGGGCTGGAAACCAACCGCCAAGGATTCATTCCCGTCAACGAAGACTTTGAGACGTCCGTTGAAAACGTCTACGCGATCGGCGACTGCATCGGCGGGGCAATGCTGGCTCACAAAGCGATGGAGGAAGGCATCGTGTGCGTCGAGCGGATGGCCGGCATGGGCAGCCACATCAACTACGACGTCATCCCCGCGGTTGTCTACACACACCCCGAAATCGCCATGGTCGGCAAAACCGAGGACCAGCTCAAAGAAGCCGGGGTGGACTACAAAAAGGGCACCTGCCCCTACGGAGCAAACGGTCGTGCTCGCACGTTGGGCGAACCCGATGGCCGAGTCAAAATCCTCGCGGACGCCAAAACGGACCGCGTCTTGGGAGTTCACATCATCGGCGCCCGCGCGGGTGATTTGATCGCCGAAGCCGCGGCGGCGATGGAGTTCGGTGCCAGCAGCGAAGACATCGCGAGAACCTGTCACGCTCACCCCACGCTGTCGGAAGCCCTTCACGAAGCAGCCTTGGACGTCGAAAAACGGGCGATTCACACCGTCTGA
- a CDS encoding UPF0104 family protein, whose protein sequence is MTVEPLWVPHDVESPIQWRVSLAKKRLRKLAGPALAIVLFVLAIRLLIREANSITWDDFVAGITGVPITQILIAAFLIALNYGLLIAYDLLALRYMARSLALGRVALVSFAGFSLGNNLGTFLAGAPIRFRLYSSWGLSPAQIIQLIAVVGLTFWSGWIFLGAMVLVWVPVPLPPNLTLPFGSQTIGFVLLGLAITYTVLCFVWRKPWPIGELHLRLPEPGLMAAQASVAAVDLLISATALYLVLPADATAPFSLVFAAYLLGIGVSMMTQVPGGLGVLELVLLTLLKGSVGDSALASVLIFRCLYYVLPLLGGMIALVSHEIYGGAIEAMHAKEHRETLLEFDDDPEKSADEKRVTESGNPYQAPPSQTFTSQTFTSQTFTSQTFPSADEDQGVLPKDSNPSASELDDSDESGRPGSTR, encoded by the coding sequence ATGACCGTGGAACCGCTTTGGGTTCCACACGATGTTGAATCCCCGATCCAGTGGCGAGTTTCCTTGGCAAAAAAGCGTCTCCGCAAGCTCGCCGGTCCGGCATTGGCCATTGTGCTGTTCGTGTTGGCGATCCGACTACTGATCCGAGAAGCGAACTCGATCACATGGGATGATTTTGTCGCCGGAATCACCGGTGTGCCGATCACTCAAATCCTGATCGCGGCGTTTCTGATCGCCCTGAACTATGGGCTCCTGATCGCGTACGACTTGTTGGCGTTGCGTTACATGGCCCGTTCGTTGGCTTTGGGGCGAGTTGCGTTGGTGTCATTTGCCGGTTTTTCACTCGGCAATAACCTGGGAACCTTCTTGGCGGGGGCCCCGATCCGGTTTCGACTCTATTCGAGTTGGGGGCTGTCGCCTGCACAAATCATCCAACTGATCGCCGTGGTCGGTCTGACCTTTTGGAGCGGATGGATTTTTCTGGGCGCGATGGTCTTAGTGTGGGTTCCCGTTCCTTTGCCACCCAATTTGACCCTGCCATTCGGTTCGCAGACGATCGGCTTTGTGCTGCTGGGACTCGCGATCACTTACACCGTGCTGTGTTTTGTGTGGCGAAAGCCGTGGCCGATCGGCGAACTGCATTTGAGGTTGCCCGAACCGGGATTGATGGCCGCTCAAGCTTCGGTTGCTGCGGTCGATCTGCTGATTTCTGCGACGGCGTTGTATTTGGTGTTACCGGCCGACGCGACCGCTCCGTTTTCGCTCGTGTTTGCGGCTTACTTGCTCGGCATCGGAGTCTCGATGATGACACAGGTCCCCGGCGGCCTGGGCGTGCTGGAGTTGGTCCTGTTGACGCTGCTCAAAGGCTCCGTTGGCGATTCGGCGCTCGCCTCCGTGCTGATCTTTCGATGTCTTTATTACGTGCTGCCCCTGTTGGGCGGGATGATTGCTCTGGTCAGCCACGAAATCTACGGCGGTGCGATTGAAGCAATGCACGCCAAGGAGCACCGAGAGACGCTGCTGGAGTTTGATGACGATCCCGAAAAATCTGCGGACGAGAAACGGGTGACCGAAAGCGGGAACCCCTATCAAGCGCCCCCGTCCCAAACGTTCACGTCCCAAACGTTCACGTCCCAAACGTTCACGTCCCAAACGTTCCCGTCGGCTGACGAGGACCAAGGTGTCCTACCCAAGGACAGTAACCCCAGCGCCAGTGAACTTGACGACAGCGACGAGAGCGGCCGCCCTGGTTCGACGCGGTAA